TGATCACCGACGTCATCGAACAGGCTTTCGAGGCGACAGGCACGACGGCTGATGATCTCGACTGGCTCGTTCCGCATCAGGCCAACAAGCGCATCATCGACGGATCGGCAAAAAAGCTCAATATCGATCCGGAAAAAGTCGTCATCACCGTCGATAAGCACGGCAATACGTCGGCCGCATCCATTCCGCTGGCGCTTGCCGTTGCGGCCAGTGACGGACGCATCAAGAAGGGCGATCTGGTCATGCTGGAAGCCATGGGCGGCGGTTTCACTTGGGGCGCAGTGCTGCTGCGCTGGTAACGGCAAATTTTAGCGTTTACCGGGGCGCTGGCACAAAATCGGTTGTGATTTTTGCGGCAGTACCCCGTTCAAACGCGCTGAAGCGACCCCCGCGTGCGGCAAAACCGCGTCAGTCGCTCTAAGCCATTGCACTGATTGCCGAAAGCCTCAAATGAATCTGGAACAATCCCTTGACCGGTCGCCACAAGGGAAATAATCTCGGCGGCTCCTAGAGAAAAATTCAGACACGGTTTGTGGGGAAAAATGGCCGGGAAGACAGTGACACGCGCAGATCTTGCAGAATCTGTGTTTCGTAAAGTCGGGCTGTCCCGCACCGAATCCGCCGAACTGGTCGAAACGATCATCGACGAGATTTGTAATGCGATCACGCGTGGCGAGGTCGTCAAGCTCTCGTCCTTCGCGACATTTCAGATCAGGGAAAAGAACGAGCGTATCGGCCGCAACCCGAAAACGGGTGAGGAAGTTCCGATTTCGCCACGCCGCGTCATGACCTTCAAGGCGTCAAACGTGCTGAAACAGCGAATCCTGAAGGCGCATACGGCTCGCAAGACCAAGCAAAAGGGTCAGAAAGCCGGGGCGTAAGCCGGCTGTAACACGGTTTTTTTGCCGCATGGCAAGCCTTTATCCCCATTCTTCTTGTGAACATGCTTGAATTTCGACGTGCAAGCCGTTGAAATCTGGTCGACTCACATCATAATCAATTTTAGATAAATGGTATCTTGCCGCCACGGGCATCGGTGCGAGGATCGGGTTCGATTTTTCGCAAGACATGATGCACGGTATCGGCTGGTGAAAAGCGTTCTTGTTCAGTGTCCGGCTGGGTGCATGGCGCTCAAGGTCCGGATGGGAGTGGAAGTTTGGACAAAAGCCCCGACGCGTTTCGGACGATCAGTGAAGTGGCGGATGAGCTGAACCTGCCGCAGCACGTGCTGCGTTTCTGGGAAACGCGCTTTCCGCAGATCAAGCCGATGAAACGGGGCGGGGGCCGCCGTTATTACCGGCCTGATGATATCGATCTCCTCAAGGGCATTCGTCATCTTCTTTATGACCACGGCTACACCATCAAAGGTGTGCAGAAACTTCTGAAAACCAACGGAAACCGTTTCGTGGCGGCAATCGCGTCGGGCGATCTTGCTACCATGGAAGCCATCATGGCAGCGAGCGGCGAAAAGGAAGTTGCCGAACCGCGCGTGCTGGATCCGGACGGAGACGAGGTCGTCGGCCGCCCGAAAGCCAAGCCGAGCGGCCGATTTTTCGGCTTCGGTGGCGGTAACAGCGATACCGAGATATCAGTCGGCAAATCTGGCATCGGCAAGGATGACCAAGCGCTGTTGCAGGAGGCGCTGTTCGATCTTCTCGAATGCAAGCGGCTGCTTGATCAGGTTCGCTGATCGTTTATCCACAACTCTGTTCGAGCATTTTCAGGAAAAGCGATGGCGCTCTGGAATGCCAACCTTTCAGAAACTCTCTTGACCGATAATGCGGCTCCGTAAAAAGGAGTCTGATCGTGAGCAATCGAAAACCGACAACGCGACGCCGTACGGCGAAGAAATCGGCCGGCGGCAGCGTTTGGCCCTGGGTGCTGATGCTGGGCGTCGTGGCCGGCGGCATTCAGGCTTACGAACATCGCGACAGTCTTATGCCGCAGCGGCATGTCGCGAAGGCAACATCCACCACGACAAATTCCCCCAAGATCGCCGTAGCCGCCAAACGCGAGACGGCCGCACCGGAGAAGGTGGCGGCCATCCGCCCCGCATCGCCGGTTTCACCGATCAATGGTCCGGTGCCGCCACGCTCGATTGCCATGCCGCCTGCGGCACAGCAGAGCCAGGTTGCCGCTATCCTGCCGGAAACACGCCCTTCGGTCGAAAAAGTCTCGCTGGGAGAAAAAAGCGGCGCCTTTGCCTTTTGTGGTCGCTCAGGTCTCACCAATTGCGTGGCCGATGGCAATACCTTCTGGATGAAGGGCGTGAAAATGCAGCTCGCCGGCATCGAGGTCCCGCAGATCGACCGGGCGCGATGCATGGAAGAGCGTCAGCGCGGTTTCATTGCCAAGGTGCGGTTGCGGGATATGTTGAATGCTGGCGCATTCGATGTGGCGTCGTCGGCAACAGCCGGCGGGCAAGCCATGGAACGCAAACGGATTTCACGTTCGGGCGTATCCTTTGCCGATCAACTCGTGCGGGAAGGCCTGGCTCATCCGGTCTCGGCAAAAAATCAGTCCTGGTGTGGCTAAGGCCCGGTTGACCGAAACGGTGCGGCCTGTGTAGATGTGGCGCTGTCGGTGCTTGGGGTCAGGGTCTCGTTCGATCCTGCGCCTGAGGAATGACAAGGCAATTTTGTAGCGCCGGGGCCTGTTGGCACGCGGTGCGACAATGCGGACGTGGCGAAATCGGTAGACGCAGCAGACTTAAAATCTGCCGACCATTGGTCTTGCGGGTTCAAGTCCCGCCGTCCGCACCATTCGCAGACTAAAAAGCCCGCATTTGCGGGCTTTTTGCTTATTTTTGGGGCTTCCTGTACACAATCCATACACGAATGGCGATGGTTAGTTAGGGCGCGCTAGGGCTAACGCTCAGCATTCGTCCGGCGAAAACCATAAAAATTCCCGCGCCCGTCTGGCACCAATACACCACCTTCATGTTCCGGAAGCCGCCTATGGGGAGGCCGACGGTGCGAAAAGCCAGCAGGTGCATAGGCGCGCTGTAGAATATTGAGGGTATACAGCCGTCTCTCTGTATACACAGCTGAGTTGAAATTAGAACAGTACCCGCTAAACTTGCGACTCAGTTGAGGGTTCGGCGCAGCAACACTAAGCAATAACGCTTATACGGGGGACAAATGGCAGATTTTCCTTACACAAAAGTGACCGGAAAAATTCCTGGGATACTTTCGAAAATTAGGTCCACGGGCATACCACCAAAAGGTAATGGAGTGTGGCTGAAGACCATTGGTTATACATCAAGTAACGATGCTTCGTTGGTAGGCGTTCTCAAATTCGTGGGCTTCACTGATAGTCAATCGGTTCCACAACCTCTTTGGAAAGAGTATCGTGGTGGTAATTACAAAGCCGTTTTGGGAGATGCGATCAGGAAGAGCTATGCTGAACTCTATGCTGTTTATCCCGATGCACACGCGCGTTCGAACGTTGACCTTGGCCACGTATTTTCAACTAGTTCGTCGGCGGGCCAGCAGGTAATCCAGAAAACAGTAAACACCTTCAAAGCGCTGGTTGCTGAAGCCGAATTTGACAATTTACAGAACGGTGCCGATACGAACCTGCACGCTGGTCCGCTTCATGCTCCACCGGCCGATCATGCGCCCACATCGCCGTCGCGCCCGACCTTAAATGGCGGACCGGCGCTTCACATAGATATACAAATCCACATTTCTGCGGAGTCAACTCCCCAACAAATCGACAAGATTTTCGAGAGCATGTCGAAACATCTGTATGGCAGGAAAGACGAATAATTATGTCGATTGATAACCTAGTCGCGACAGCTAAAGCGATTAGCGCTGATCTTGCTAGCCAGTTGTCACCTCCAGAAGAAGGCTTCCTTTCGAAGACGCAGCCAGTTGTGTTCTTGTCATTGGTGCGTGGAACTCGCCAGTACATCGAGAACATTGCTAACCAAGCCAATGGTGCATACGAGAATGGCTGGTACGACGCCTCGGCAGTGATGCTGAGGCGGCTTGTGGAGACCCTGATCATTGAGGCGTTCGAGCATCACCAAATTGACAGCAAAATCAAAAACTCAGAGGGAGACTTCTTTTTCCTACGGGATTTGGTGACGAAGACTCTGGCCGAGACGAAATGGAATCTCAGCCGCAACGCCAAGCAAGCGCTTCCCAAGTTGAAAGACCTTGGAGACAAATCTGCGCATAGCAGGCGATATATCGCACAGCGAAGAGATATTGAGCCTCTGCTTCCCGAAATTCGTACGGTAGTTCAGGAGCTTGTCTTCCTTTCGGGGTTAAAGAAATAAGGGTTACCCGTGGTTTTATGCCCCGGTGCCGCCGTGGCGCGGTATGTAAAATCTTGCCCGGAAACCGGGGTAGGCGGGCCGCCTACGCGCTTGGCGGCGGGGCTGGGGGTAACACTGCGGCCAACGGTTGGGGCGTGCTGGCGGCCCGCATATGCAGCTCATGGTAGAGTTTGCTGCGCTGCGGCGGCTTGCGGTCACTAGTGCCGTCACCCTCTTCGTCGTGCACCCGCAGTTCCAGCAGCTTGATATCCGTTCGGCTGTTGGCCAGTTCGTTGTAACGCTTGGCTAGGATGTTGAAGGCGGCCACGGCCTTAACGCGGTTGATGTTGCTGAGCGCTTTTCCCATGGCGTGCGCGAAAGGGCGCTGGGCGCTCTTTCCGCCTTGCAGTAGATAATCCTGCGCTTGGTCAAGGAACTGCTTGGCAGTTGCGGCGCGCACGCCAATGGGGAGTCTTTGCCCTTGAGTCAATGTACGGTCTCCTTATGGTGCATGAAAAGAACGAAGCGGTAGAAGTTTGCCGCCACGCTTTTGTTAGCGGGAAAGTCGATGGCCTTGCCCCAAAGCAGGGTTATGTCCTCGATAGCTTGGCGGAATTCAGCGTCACACGCGGCAATAGCAAATATGCTGTCCACCTCATCAGGCCGCAGCCCAACGTCAAGTATTTTAAATGGGCTGTTCAAGTCCGCACACCGTTGGCTTGAGCTAAATAAAGCAACGCTTTGCGCGCCAAGACGGCGCGGCCAAGGTTAAGCTTCGTTGCCAACTCCTCGACTGCTTTGTCTTCGTCCGAGCTAAGCCTGACCATGATGTTGATCTTGCGTGTCAATTGCTGATGCTCCTTTACAGTTACTAACTTTAAGTAACTGTGAAACGCGCATTATACAACTATTATTACATAGTTCAAATAAAGTTCTACTTTGGAGAGTGCGCCGGAGCGTGTATAAGGGTTGCCGTGGTGCGGCATATTTTCCACACACGGGTTGGCCTGTGCTGCTGGGGATGCTGACAATGGCTTGACAGCGCGCACACCACATTAGCAGCGGTGCCGGGTTCTTCGCCCTAGTTCCATGGGACTTTCCTACCGGCACCGCTGCGTTACCGCCCTTGGCCGGATGTACGTCAGGGCGATGCAAAAGGGGGCTTTCGCCCCCTTTTTATTCTTCGTTCAAAAAGCCCCTCGCCTTAACGACGCAAGCCGTCCTTCTACGGTGGCCTGCGGCAGCTTGGTCTGCAATACAAGGCTAGCCACGTCCGTGGGATGGCCCAGCTCTTGCAGGCCAACGAAGTGCGCGTAAACGAGGCGATCGGCTCGGCTAAAGCGGTTCATTGGCTTCTCCAAAACTTCCCAATTGCAATTTCCGTATTAACGAGGTTCTTTTGAGACAGCCCGTTTAGTGTGGCGCTGGTAACGGTCTGACTGTACCCGGTGGCAAGGTGCGTGTTTCACTAATCTCGGGACAGCGCTTCCGGTAATTCGCGGACAGCGATTTCAGTAAATACGGGACAGCGATTCCGCTAATTCCGAGACAGTCTCGGATGCAGATTTAGGTCGATTTTCGCAAGCGCCGTTCTGGCAGATTGCCTCCTCATCATCGGTTGAGAGGGGCCATGCCAAGACGGAAGCAAGCGAGACGAACGACAGTGAAAGACATTCGATCGATACTGCGGCTGACGCATGAACAGGGCCTTTCGGTTCGCGCCGTTTCGGAACGCCTGAAGATCAGCAAAACCTCTGTGGCGACGTATCTGCTGCGAGCGAAGGAGACCGGCCTTTCGGTCTGGCCGTTACCTGCGGGTCTCGATGACGATGCCGCGCTGGAGCGACATCTCTTCCGGCGGGTTGGTCGACCGCCACAAGACCTGGTCGAGCCGGATTGGCGGTCCGTTTCTGCCGAGCTGAAGCGCAAGGGTGTGACGCTGACGCTGCTGTGGCAGGAATACAGGGCGAGCCATCCCGACGGCTACGGCTACACATGGTTCTGCGACCGTTTTGCCGCCTTCGAACGCCGCGCTCACGCAACCTTCCGCAACCGCCATGAGGCGGGCGCGGTGATGCAGACGGATTACGCCGGCCACACCATCCCCATCACCGACCCTTCGACCGGCGTCATCCACTCTGCGCAAATCTTCGTGGCGATGCTTCCCGCCTCGTCACTGACATTCGCTTATGCCAGCTTCAGCCAGAAACTGCCGGACTGGATCGAGGGTCAGGAACGCGCACTGAGCTTCTTCGGCGGCGTCCCGAAGGCGATCGTGTGCGACAATCTGAAGGCAGGCGTTGCCAAGGCTCTGTGGTTCGAGCCCACGCTCAACGCCACCTTCGCTGCCATGGCCGAACATTATGATACGACCATCCTGCCGACCAGAAGCCGCAAGCCGCGTGACAAAGCCAAGGTCGAAGGCGCCGTGCTGATCGTCGAGCGTTGGATACTGGCTCGCCTCAGAAACCGGCGCTTCTTCAGCGTGTCTGATCTAAACGCCGCGATCTCGGTTCTGCTTGACGACTTGAACAACCGCCCGATGCGCCATATCGGCAAGTCGCGCCGAGATCTGTTCGAGGAGGTGGAGAGAAAGGCGCTTGCGCCGCTGCCAGCGACGCCATTCGACTATGCGGAATGGAAATCGGCAAAGGTCCATCCCGATTACCACGTCGAAGTCGACAAGACATTCTACTCTGTGCCGCATCGCTTGATCGGCCGACAAGTTGATGTGCGTCTTACCCATCGGGTGGTCGAGATATTCCTCGATCACAAGCGGATTGCCAGCCATATCAGGCGTTCTCAGCGATCCGGGCATGTCACAATCAACGAGCACATGCCCAAATCCCACCAGCGTTATGCCAACACGACGCCGGCATCACTTTTGAACCAAGCCGCAAGGATCGGGGTGAACACTGCCATTCTGGTCGAGCGGGTGATGCGCGATCGTCCTCATCCCGAACAGGGATATCGCTCGGCTTTCGGCATTCTGTCCCTTGCCCGCCGTTATGAGACGGATCGCCTGGAAGCGGCTTGTGAGCGGGCGCTGGTCATAAACTCCATCACCTATTCCTCTGTCGCCGCCATTCTCAAATCCGGTCTCGATCGGACCAAACCCCAGATCGATTCGGCAAAACCCACCCCGCCGCACACCAACATCCGCGGTGGCTCCTATTACCAGTGAAGGAAAAGGAAAGACCCATGCTGACACATCCAACTCTTGAACAGATGCAGGCCCTTGGCCTTGCCGGAATGGCAACGGCCTATCGCGAACTTGCCGCTCAGAACAACAGCAGCGATCTCAGCCGTGACGAGTGGCTTGGCCTGATGCTTGATCGGGAAACGGCTCTGCGATCCGACAAGCGCCTGACCAACCGGCTTGCAGCTTCAAAGCTCCGCTTTCCCGATGCCTGCATCGAGAACATCGACTTTGCCGCTCATCGTGGTCTCGACCGCCGCAACACTTTGTCGCTTGCGCAAGGGGCATGGCTGAAGGCGCATGAGAATATGATCATCACAGGCCAGACCGGCACGGGAAAAACCTGGCTTGCCTGCGCCTTCGGTCGCCAAGCTGCCCGGCTCGATCATTCCATCCTGTATCTGCGCATGCCGCGTCTGTTCGAAGACCTTAGCCTTGCCAGGCTCGACGGTCGCTTTCCACGGCTGGTCGATAAACTCGCCCGCGTCCCGTTGCTGATCCTCGACGACTGGGGAACGCACACGCTCACCGATCAACAGCGCCTCGACTTGTTGGAAATCTTCGAGGAACGCTATCGCCGGAAATCGACGCTCATCACCGCGCAGCTTCCCGTCGCCCAGTGGCACGACATGATAGGAGAACCGACAATAGCAGACGCAATCCTCGATCGGATCATCCACAATGCGCACCGCATTGCCCTTGAAGGCGACAGCATGCGACGGCAAAAAACACCATCCCACTTGACCGGCGCTGAAAACGGAGAAATCAATCTCTCATGACTTCAACCAGGCAGGCGAAAATCGACCACATCATGCTGTCCCGGAATTAGTGAAACCACTGTCCGCGATTTACTGAAACGACTGTCCCGTTCTCCCGAAATACGCAGGCAAGGGCCACCGTGGGGACATCGATAAGCTCCCCGATGGCGTACCGGCTGGTAATCTCTTCGTAGATGGACTCCTCGGAAATGATGAGGTTAAGAACGTGGTTCTCCTGCGGCGTGGCGTTTTCCATGTTTTGCAGGAACGATTCCCGGTTGATCCACTCGCCGTTGAAGCCGTTATCCGCGATACTTCCCATGCGCCCGTTTTCCCAGCGGATGCCGTGTACGCTGCCCCCGGGACGCTCAACCGCGTAGATGTACCCCTTGGCGCTCGGCCTCCGCGTTTTCGCCCCTGTCGTAAACAACGCCTGCGCTGTCTACTGGCCACGCGCCGTCCATAAAGCCTACAATCGGCACGTCCAGGAACAGCGCACCGGCGCTGTAGTATCCTTTAAGGAGCCGGAGCCCCGGCTGCACTGGCGTGAACGTGCTGGTGTTAGTGGAGGCGGTGACTTGAGGGGTGCACCCCGGCAAACAAGACATTTGGTTTCCTTTCCTAACCCGCGTTGGCTAACGCGTAGATTTCTTAAACGAGCCTACTTCTGGCGGGCGGCTGCCTTCTGCACGCGCTGCCTTAACACCCACTTCATTGAGGTCGTTGAGCTGGCCAACGAGTGAGGCAAGGGGGGGGTCCGCTGCGAACTTGGATTAAGGGGCGCAGGGGCACCCGCATTCGATAGGCGTCGGAAACGCATGACCGTGACGCACAAACCCGTAGGCCCGATGCGTCTGTTCGACAGGGTCAACGGAGGCCGCGAGCATGTAGAAATTGCCCTTCGGCGTAAGGCGGGTAGCGACTACGATCCCGTACTTTACGCGAAGCTGGTGCACGACGTGGTACAGATAGGGTGTGATGCTAACAGGCCCGGCAATAAGGCGTTCAAGCAGTTCGCGAGCCGGGCCTTCAACTTTGTGTACGTATCCGTACTGCGAGTAGTATGCGTGTTCCATGTCTTTGGGTCCTATGTGGGTGCCTTGCTGTGTCGACCCTTAACCCTTGTCCTCGCGCTGGGGGCTTTTGCCGTCGCACCCCAGCTTAGGCCCCTGCGCGATAGGCGGGGGCTGCTGCACCGTTATTGGCCGGTGCACCACCTTTGGTTCGGGCTGGAGCTTCATGCGCTTGCCACCAGCTTGCCCCATCCGGCTCCGAGCAGTGACTGCACGGGGGCCTTCTTCGCATTGGCGGCTGCCTTCTGTTCGGCGAGGACTGCCGCCTTGCGTTCGGCGTGGCGAAGCTCTTCTTCCGTGGTGGTAACCATCGGTTTGGCCGCCGTGGTTTTGCCGATGGTGTTGCCTGCGCCCGGCACGTATGTTCGCTGCATGGCGTCGAGTGCACCGCTGGCCAACGTGGGGGGGCGCGCTGGGGCGGCAATCACTTGGGTGCCATTGTCCTTCATCCGCACCATGGTAAAGCCCGTGGGTTCGCCGGTAATGGCGTTGTAGCTTTCAACCTTGGTAAAACGCTGGTGGATGGCGTCGCCGAGGAACACAAGTTGATCTTCCGTAAGCTCCACCTTGTGCGGGAACTTCATGAAATCCTGCAACTTGCTGTCATGCAGGCCGTGGCCGTGGTCCTTGAGGCAGTCCTTGACGTACCTGTAGAATTCCGGGCCACGGTAGTTGAGGATTTTGGCAATGTCCTGCGGTTTCATTTGAGCGCTTCCTTAAGTTTCTGGATGTGGCCCAGCAGGTTGCCGGGCACGGGTTCATTGGTTCGTTGTGCACTGCACTTGAGGTTCGCTAACGTTGCTGAGGTCTTCGCAAGTGAGGCCAGAACGGCGTCCAGCGTACCGGGGGCCGCCTTCTCCTCGCTGGTCATGGTGGCCTCGTCGTTGCCGGGGAACACCACCACGCTAACCTCGGTCAATTCGCCCTTGGTAATCAGCAGGTATTCCTGCCCGTCCGGCCCCTTAAGCCACTCGGCGTCAAGCAAGTAGAAGCCAACGGAGAAGTTGAGGCCGCCTTGGCTTTTGCTAGCCAGAGCGACATCCTTGCCGTAGCTAAGCTCGTCCTCAATGACCGCTTCCAACCACAACCGGTTGCCCCGTGTTTCAAGCTTGTTAATGTGCCCAAGTGGCAGCTTGCTGTCGTGGTAGGCGAGGAACTTAATCCCCTGTGGACCCCGGAGGCCCTTCTTGCGAATGCTGGTATCAAAGGCCCCAGCCTGCACAACGTGCCGGTAGTGATCGAGGCCCGGGGTCGATGCCCAGCCGCTTACAGGGTACGTCATGTGGGCTTACCTTGATTTGGTGATCGCGTCGGTCACGGCCCGAAGGTCGTTGATGGACATTTTGCCTCCTGCGGCTGACTTCTGCATGGCGTTGTGCAGGCCCAGCTTTTCGGAGTTGTTCAGCTTGGCAACGTCGATACCCTTCAGGGCGGATGGCACCAGCTTGCCGTCTTTAAGAATCTGGACCATTACGCAAACTCCCCTGTGAGGAAGGGCGCGAGCTTGAGGGCTTCGGCCAACGTGATGGGGGCACCGTTAACAACCACCCCGGCGTCAACCATGCGCTGCGCTGCTGTGGCGGGGTCGGCATGCATCATGCCTTTGGTGATGTAGATGCGTGCGGCGGTCGCTGCTGAAACGCCCTTGGCGGTTGCTACGGCTTTAAGCTGATCACGCATGCTTTCTTCCATGGGAACCTGAAAAATGTGCTTCTTTGCCACAAGTATATCCTTTGCGGTAAGCTTGAGGTGCTGCAATATAACTTTCGACAGCTCCAGAATAGTAATTGAATGTCAAGC
This region of Agrobacterium tumefaciens genomic DNA includes:
- the istA gene encoding IS21 family transposase, translating into MPRRKQARRTTVKDIRSILRLTHEQGLSVRAVSERLKISKTSVATYLLRAKETGLSVWPLPAGLDDDAALERHLFRRVGRPPQDLVEPDWRSVSAELKRKGVTLTLLWQEYRASHPDGYGYTWFCDRFAAFERRAHATFRNRHEAGAVMQTDYAGHTIPITDPSTGVIHSAQIFVAMLPASSLTFAYASFSQKLPDWIEGQERALSFFGGVPKAIVCDNLKAGVAKALWFEPTLNATFAAMAEHYDTTILPTRSRKPRDKAKVEGAVLIVERWILARLRNRRFFSVSDLNAAISVLLDDLNNRPMRHIGKSRRDLFEEVERKALAPLPATPFDYAEWKSAKVHPDYHVEVDKTFYSVPHRLIGRQVDVRLTHRVVEIFLDHKRIASHIRRSQRSGHVTINEHMPKSHQRYANTTPASLLNQAARIGVNTAILVERVMRDRPHPEQGYRSAFGILSLARRYETDRLEAACERALVINSITYSSVAAILKSGLDRTKPQIDSAKPTPPHTNIRGGSYYQ
- a CDS encoding DUF5343 domain-containing protein — translated: MADFPYTKVTGKIPGILSKIRSTGIPPKGNGVWLKTIGYTSSNDASLVGVLKFVGFTDSQSVPQPLWKEYRGGNYKAVLGDAIRKSYAELYAVYPDAHARSNVDLGHVFSTSSSAGQQVIQKTVNTFKALVAEAEFDNLQNGADTNLHAGPLHAPPADHAPTSPSRPTLNGGPALHIDIQIHISAESTPQQIDKIFESMSKHLYGRKDE
- the istB gene encoding IS21-like element helper ATPase IstB, translating into MLTHPTLEQMQALGLAGMATAYRELAAQNNSSDLSRDEWLGLMLDRETALRSDKRLTNRLAASKLRFPDACIENIDFAAHRGLDRRNTLSLAQGAWLKAHENMIITGQTGTGKTWLACAFGRQAARLDHSILYLRMPRLFEDLSLARLDGRFPRLVDKLARVPLLILDDWGTHTLTDQQRLDLLEIFEERYRRKSTLITAQLPVAQWHDMIGEPTIADAILDRIIHNAHRIALEGDSMRRQKTPSHLTGAENGEINLS
- a CDS encoding ribbon-helix-helix protein, CopG family, with amino-acid sequence MTRKINIMVRLSSDEDKAVEELATKLNLGRAVLARKALLYLAQANGVRT
- a CDS encoding HK97 family phage prohead protease is translated as MTYPVSGWASTPGLDHYRHVVQAGAFDTSIRKKGLRGPQGIKFLAYHDSKLPLGHINKLETRGNRLWLEAVIEDELSYGKDVALASKSQGGLNFSVGFYLLDAEWLKGPDGQEYLLITKGELTEVSVVVFPGNDEATMTSEEKAAPGTLDAVLASLAKTSATLANLKCSAQRTNEPVPGNLLGHIQKLKEALK
- a CDS encoding integration host factor subunit alpha → MAGKTVTRADLAESVFRKVGLSRTESAELVETIIDEICNAITRGEVVKLSSFATFQIREKNERIGRNPKTGEEVPISPRRVMTFKASNVLKQRILKAHTARKTKQKGQKAGA
- a CDS encoding MerR family transcriptional regulator, which codes for MDKSPDAFRTISEVADELNLPQHVLRFWETRFPQIKPMKRGGGRRYYRPDDIDLLKGIRHLLYDHGYTIKGVQKLLKTNGNRFVAAIASGDLATMEAIMAASGEKEVAEPRVLDPDGDEVVGRPKAKPSGRFFGFGGGNSDTEISVGKSGIGKDDQALLQEALFDLLECKRLLDQVR